Proteins from a single region of Belliella baltica DSM 15883:
- a CDS encoding M14 family zinc carboxypeptidase translates to MKKIYTLVLSLLVVGTSLAQKSPDEFLGYKAGERFTPHHRVVDYFEHLASTLPNVELVYYGESVEHRPLFVAIVSSPENMQNLEQIRTDNLKRTGLLEGSPSTKVAINWMQYNVHGNEAVATEAAMMTFWEVANPNNSESKSWLQNQVLIIDPCANPDGKDRYTVWYNQKGNKILQPDPQSTEHSEPWPGGRPNHYLMDLNRDWAWQTQAETEQRIKLYHEWMPHLFVDYHEQGINDPFYFAPAAKPIHEQVSPFQHEFQDIYGKNTAAKFDANNWQYFTKERFDLLYPSYGDTYPMYNGAIGMTIEKGGSGRAGLGMLNALGDTVTLEERIIHQHTAGISAVEVTSKNAARLTEEFAKYFKDNSTNPKAKYKSFVIKGDGNHDRLKALLTLLDKNKITYGFAGNRSGLRGLDYNTGKSTSFSTTEEDIIVNAYQVKSVLTQVLFEPEAILEDSITYDITSWALPFAYGLQAYALETKLDAAKAYQKPVFEKNVVNGAPLAYIAPWNATVHAKFLAALLQEGIRARVTEFAFEINGESYPAGTLLLMRNGNQYVHDYDKKVVDLANKFEITLATSNSSYVDKGKDFGSSDVKVVKAPKVAVVSGAGTSSLNFGEIWYFFEQELNYPISILEADMLGRFDLNKYDVLILPSGNYLNGGSFTKVMDWVKAGGKAIAIEGSVGMFADKEGFSLSRFDTEEEKKAQQKTDTEFQKSARIEPYQDRERMGISTTAAGAIFEVKMDQTHPLSFGVGKNYYTLKNNGRRYAYLTNGVNAGIIPSLENYRFGFIGNKLKPQMNQSMVYGMENQGRGQIVYMVDNPMFRSFWESGKLIMANAIFFVGQ, encoded by the coding sequence ATGAAAAAAATTTATACCCTTGTCCTCAGCCTGTTGGTAGTTGGGACTTCATTAGCACAAAAAAGTCCCGATGAATTTTTGGGATACAAAGCAGGTGAAAGATTCACTCCACACCATAGAGTGGTTGATTATTTCGAACATCTCGCAAGCACTTTGCCCAATGTCGAGTTGGTATATTATGGAGAGTCTGTGGAGCATCGTCCATTATTTGTCGCGATCGTCTCATCGCCCGAAAACATGCAAAACCTTGAGCAAATCCGAACTGATAACTTGAAAAGAACGGGTTTATTAGAAGGAAGCCCAAGCACGAAAGTTGCCATCAACTGGATGCAATATAATGTACATGGTAATGAAGCTGTGGCTACTGAGGCGGCGATGATGACATTTTGGGAGGTTGCGAATCCAAACAATTCAGAGTCAAAATCATGGTTACAAAATCAAGTTTTGATCATTGACCCTTGTGCAAACCCTGACGGAAAAGACCGCTACACAGTATGGTATAATCAAAAAGGGAATAAAATTTTACAACCTGACCCACAATCCACTGAGCACTCAGAGCCATGGCCGGGAGGTCGCCCAAACCATTATTTGATGGATTTGAACCGAGATTGGGCTTGGCAAACACAAGCAGAAACTGAGCAAAGAATCAAACTTTACCATGAATGGATGCCGCATCTATTTGTAGATTACCACGAACAGGGAATCAATGATCCATTTTATTTTGCCCCTGCAGCAAAGCCAATTCATGAACAAGTATCTCCATTTCAGCACGAATTTCAAGATATTTATGGCAAAAATACAGCTGCAAAGTTTGACGCAAATAATTGGCAATATTTCACAAAGGAGAGATTTGATTTGCTTTACCCATCTTATGGTGACACCTATCCCATGTACAATGGAGCTATTGGGATGACAATTGAAAAAGGTGGATCTGGCAGAGCTGGCTTGGGAATGCTGAATGCACTAGGAGATACAGTAACTTTAGAAGAAAGAATCATCCATCAACATACCGCCGGAATTTCAGCCGTGGAAGTAACTTCCAAAAATGCAGCAAGATTGACTGAGGAATTCGCTAAATATTTCAAAGACAATAGCACTAACCCAAAGGCTAAGTATAAGAGTTTTGTAATCAAAGGAGATGGAAATCATGATAGATTAAAAGCCCTACTCACTTTGCTTGACAAAAATAAAATCACCTATGGCTTTGCGGGTAATCGCTCAGGACTAAGAGGTTTGGATTACAATACAGGGAAATCAACTTCATTTTCTACAACAGAAGAAGATATTATCGTCAATGCTTATCAAGTAAAATCTGTTTTGACCCAAGTGTTATTTGAACCTGAGGCCATTTTGGAAGACAGCATTACTTATGATATCACCAGCTGGGCTTTGCCATTTGCTTATGGCTTGCAGGCTTATGCATTAGAGACTAAGTTGGATGCTGCAAAAGCATATCAAAAACCTGTTTTTGAAAAGAATGTGGTAAACGGTGCTCCTCTGGCTTATATCGCTCCATGGAATGCCACAGTTCACGCAAAGTTTCTTGCAGCCTTGCTTCAGGAAGGAATCAGAGCAAGAGTAACAGAATTTGCCTTTGAAATCAATGGTGAATCTTATCCTGCTGGAACACTTTTATTGATGAGAAATGGAAATCAATATGTCCATGATTATGACAAAAAAGTAGTAGATCTTGCAAACAAATTCGAGATCACCCTAGCCACTTCAAATTCTTCTTATGTTGATAAAGGAAAAGACTTTGGCTCATCAGATGTAAAAGTGGTCAAAGCTCCAAAAGTAGCAGTTGTAAGTGGGGCAGGAACTTCTTCGTTAAATTTCGGTGAGATTTGGTATTTTTTCGAACAAGAATTGAATTACCCTATCAGCATTTTAGAAGCCGATATGTTGGGTAGATTTGATTTGAACAAATATGACGTTTTGATTCTTCCTTCTGGGAATTATCTTAATGGAGGAAGTTTTACAAAAGTAATGGACTGGGTAAAAGCAGGTGGAAAAGCCATCGCTATAGAAGGTTCAGTTGGGATGTTTGCCGATAAAGAAGGTTTTAGCTTGAGTAGATTTGACACAGAGGAAGAGAAAAAAGCACAACAAAAAACAGACACTGAATTCCAAAAATCAGCAAGAATCGAACCTTATCAGGATCGAGAGAGAATGGGAATTTCAACTACTGCTGCTGGCGCTATTTTCGAGGTGAAAATGGACCAAACCCATCCTTTGTCATTTGGAGTTGGTAAAAATTATTACACACTCAAAAATAACGGACGAAGATATGCCTATCTAACAAATGGTGTCAATGCGGGTATCATTCCAAGTTTAGAAAATTACCGTTTTGGATTTATCGGAAATAAATTGAAACCCCAAATGAACCAGTCGATGGTCTATGGAATG
- a CDS encoding DUF2179 domain-containing protein encodes MQAYFESFGISVELFNYVIMPLLIFLARVTDVSINTLRIMFMLNGKKKIAPILGFFEALIWLLAIGQIFQNINNPMSYLAYAGGFAMGTFVGMTIEEKLALGRVLVRVITPTPMPELIEYMKEKNFRFTSVGAEGRFGKVNLLFTVMKRDALTEFVGKVKAFNDKAFYTIESVKRVSEDDLNVMEDRPRFTTKLWSRIRK; translated from the coding sequence ATGCAAGCTTACTTTGAGTCATTTGGAATATCCGTAGAGCTCTTCAATTATGTCATTATGCCATTGTTGATTTTCTTAGCAAGAGTGACAGACGTCTCTATCAATACTTTGAGAATCATGTTTATGCTCAATGGAAAAAAGAAAATTGCGCCTATTTTGGGTTTTTTTGAAGCTTTGATTTGGTTGTTGGCGATAGGACAGATTTTTCAAAACATCAATAACCCTATGTCCTATCTAGCCTATGCAGGTGGATTTGCGATGGGGACTTTTGTCGGGATGACTATTGAAGAAAAATTAGCATTGGGCCGAGTGCTTGTTAGAGTGATTACACCTACACCCATGCCGGAATTGATCGAATATATGAAAGAAAAAAACTTCAGGTTCACTTCTGTAGGTGCTGAAGGCAGGTTTGGCAAAGTTAACTTACTCTTTACTGTGATGAAAAGGGATGCTCTAACTGAATTTGTTGGTAAAGTCAAAGCCTTCAATGACAAAGCCTTCTACACGATAGAAAGCGTGAAGCGTGTCAGCGAAGATGACTTAAACGTAATGGAAGACAGACCGAGATTTACCACCAAGCTTTGGAGTAGAATCAGGAAATAA
- a CDS encoding HisA/HisF-related TIM barrel protein produces the protein MFDIIPSIYLINGKCVRLKRGDFATEEVISNNPLEIAQAFEDHGIRWLHLVDLDGARRGEPKNYHILEAIAGYTNLNVDFTGGVSTDGDVIKSFEHGAHAITAASVAVTYPERFAQWIMSYGREKIFLAADTNPADHKIKTRGWIKKTEVDLFDHIENFHGRGLKYLKCSDVTRDGVMEGPNFELYKDVVKKFPSIHLAANGGVRNISDFKELKDIGVTAVVFGRAYYEGKISLQDLDKFMSEHGN, from the coding sequence ATGTTCGATATAATCCCTTCTATATACCTCATCAACGGAAAATGTGTCCGATTAAAACGAGGCGATTTTGCCACCGAAGAAGTTATTTCAAATAATCCTTTAGAGATTGCACAGGCATTTGAAGATCATGGAATCAGATGGTTGCACTTGGTGGATTTAGATGGAGCACGTCGTGGAGAACCAAAGAACTATCATATTTTAGAAGCGATCGCTGGTTATACAAATCTTAATGTTGATTTCACTGGTGGGGTTTCTACCGATGGAGATGTGATCAAGTCCTTTGAGCATGGAGCGCATGCCATTACGGCCGCTTCAGTGGCCGTGACTTATCCTGAGAGGTTCGCTCAATGGATTATGTCTTATGGTAGAGAAAAAATATTCTTAGCCGCTGACACCAATCCTGCTGATCATAAAATCAAAACAAGAGGATGGATCAAAAAAACGGAGGTCGACCTCTTTGATCACATAGAAAACTTCCATGGAAGAGGTCTCAAATACCTCAAATGCTCTGATGTGACTAGAGATGGAGTCATGGAAGGTCCTAATTTTGAATTGTATAAAGATGTAGTAAAGAAATTCCCCTCAATACATTTGGCAGCCAATGGCGGAGTGCGAAATATTTCTGATTTCAAAGAATTAAAAGACATTGGCGTGACTGCAGTAGTTTTTGGGAGAGCATACTATGAAGGAAAAATTTCTCTTCAAGACTTAGATAAGTTTATGTCAGAGCACGGAAATTAA
- a CDS encoding WD40/YVTN/BNR-like repeat-containing protein: protein MKTRYLFVLSIFYLFLSCKSDQKGNIITEPKGWEIIETPVNASIRGLSPLTSEIVWASGSNGTWLLTLDAGKSWSSGIIAGLDSVDFRDIEGLDATSAIAVSAGQPAVIYKTIDSGATWEKKYEGPGTAFLDGISFYKNQKGYAIGDPIDGKWMVLETIDAGETWTWLESSPMAEPGEGSFAASGSTILTDQDHIWFTSGGIKSKVYMSADGGHDWEITDTPIIQGEPSQGIFSISKLDNNNLIAVGGDYLQPDLAYNNTIYSMEVGKNWELISTTFPSGYRSGVTYFPRFHWVISVGTNGSDYSVDGGINWQKFSDEGFHAVFMDKAQGSIWASGLDGKIARLVY from the coding sequence ATGAAAACAAGATACCTATTCGTATTAAGTATATTTTATTTATTTCTTTCCTGCAAGAGCGATCAAAAAGGAAATATAATCACCGAACCCAAAGGTTGGGAAATAATAGAAACTCCAGTCAATGCTTCAATCCGTGGACTTTCTCCATTGACTTCTGAGATTGTTTGGGCGAGTGGCTCAAATGGCACTTGGCTACTTACTTTGGATGCAGGAAAATCATGGTCTTCAGGAATTATTGCAGGCTTGGATTCAGTTGATTTTAGGGATATTGAAGGATTAGATGCCACATCTGCAATTGCAGTCTCTGCTGGTCAGCCTGCTGTAATTTACAAAACAATAGATAGTGGAGCTACTTGGGAAAAAAAATATGAAGGTCCAGGGACAGCTTTTTTGGATGGAATTTCATTTTACAAAAATCAAAAAGGATATGCCATTGGCGACCCCATTGATGGGAAATGGATGGTCTTGGAAACCATTGATGCCGGCGAAACTTGGACTTGGCTAGAATCGAGTCCTATGGCAGAGCCCGGAGAAGGTTCTTTTGCCGCGAGCGGATCTACGATATTGACGGATCAAGATCATATTTGGTTTACCAGCGGAGGGATCAAAAGCAAAGTTTACATGTCAGCAGATGGGGGACATGATTGGGAAATAACGGACACACCTATTATCCAAGGAGAACCTTCGCAAGGTATTTTCTCAATTTCAAAACTCGATAATAACAACCTTATCGCAGTCGGAGGGGATTATTTACAACCTGACTTAGCTTACAACAACACGATTTATTCAATGGAGGTGGGAAAGAATTGGGAATTGATTTCTACAACTTTCCCAAGTGGATACCGATCAGGAGTCACCTACTTTCCTAGATTTCACTGGGTTATTTCTGTAGGCACTAATGGATCAGATTATTCGGTTGATGGTGGTATCAACTGGCAAAAATTTTCAGATGAAGGTTTTCATGCTGTTTTTATGGACAAGGCTCAAGGAAGCATTTGGGCTTCAGGCCTTGATGGGAAAATAGCACGATTGGTATATTGA
- a CDS encoding Tll0287-like domain-containing protein, which produces MMKKIIYISIILPFVFSCNSNEKISKDIFEEVNKSMEVKKLSEVEILDEAMAWGEEISSEAQNQLISALQKAIEEKGISEAVEYCNIEAIPMVQELSTKHKVTIKRASFAYRNPTDKPSEDEAAILDAYAYNAENDIKNEPNIQKLENGEILLYTKAIQIPNSFCLNCHGKEGIDISEETLGKIDRLYPDDKAKGHKIGDLRGMWSIKIPKSEVIKRL; this is translated from the coding sequence ATGATGAAAAAAATAATTTATATCTCCATAATTCTTCCTTTCGTTTTTTCTTGCAATTCAAATGAAAAAATAAGCAAAGACATCTTTGAAGAAGTGAATAAAAGCATGGAAGTAAAAAAGCTGAGCGAGGTAGAAATACTCGATGAGGCAATGGCTTGGGGAGAGGAAATCAGTAGCGAAGCTCAAAATCAACTTATCTCTGCACTTCAAAAAGCAATAGAGGAAAAGGGCATTTCAGAAGCAGTCGAATACTGTAACATTGAAGCAATCCCCATGGTGCAAGAGCTCAGTACCAAGCATAAGGTGACCATCAAAAGAGCATCTTTTGCTTATAGAAATCCAACTGATAAGCCTTCAGAAGATGAAGCCGCAATACTTGATGCATACGCATACAATGCAGAAAATGATATTAAAAATGAGCCCAACATTCAAAAATTAGAAAATGGCGAAATTTTACTTTATACCAAAGCCATTCAAATCCCAAACAGCTTTTGTCTAAACTGCCATGGGAAGGAAGGAATAGACATCTCTGAAGAAACTTTAGGGAAAATAGATAGATTGTACCCTGATGATAAAGCTAAAGGACACAAAATTGGCGACCTTCGTGGAATGTGGAGTATCAAGATTCCCAAATCAGAAGTAATCAAGAGGCTATAA
- a CDS encoding YCF48-related protein, with protein MKKLLFLTLFLLFLETLTFAQTWRRVGAWGNELTGISWVNDEVGYMSGDQVILKTIDGGLSWIEQEAPTKVKMQGVDFYNENLGLIVGENGQVYRTENAGNTWTLISLATTQTLRKVKFLNQISAYIVGDNGEVYRSTNGGQSWAKQNVGTTADLTGLTFANADTGYVATSSGAILRTVNQGNTWTTLNTQNSRPLNDVYFTNGKIGFAVGNNGTILKTLDAGANWEPVNSGTERNLIGVAFNRANINLGVVVGENATLLRTTNAGLTFDGINVNNTQDYLAASFRATSNVVFAVGTNGYLLSSTNSGGSWAQRLAGVDSDYNATQFRTENLGYIVGPIGKFLVTSNGGVSIIDRSRPLTIDFNNLYFTTNAFGYIIGQNGTALRTSNSGSNWTSLNLNTEENLNGIYFFNNNTGYVVGDNGFISKTDNAGVNWQVVQASNTNVNLNEILYFDFAFGVVIGNGGFVSRTEGGQEWNQVAVPTTEDLIDLTLLDDSTAVAIGNSGTIIKSVDKGLTWESISTSYTENFTGVDFLDESVGFISGGKGLILKTLDGGETWEKMPTGTFQDFTDLSFGSLSIGYAVGERGTLFQYSCAVPPTPTLIFGEDNICLSQQIYSVQTSGIGEVFDWRVDGGTILEGQGSNRIVVRWDTPGRNAVLVRGQNECGNGGTKGLEVLVSVEPQDIPEINGEGVVCTGTFVDYFVDDVPGTEFVWQATGGLIREGQGTANVTVEWSGIGAQNLTVTPRNPCGNGTVFTKPIAIQNPPEEPSEIEGEEMVGLVEHDYEIENVANTNYIWSVSGNGGTIIDGQGTNRVRVRWTREGDFNLTVTPMNTCNTGPASTKLVNVNLITSIEEERIVDTYIQVYPNPSKGNVTLSTSGLTDIREISIINSLGQNFQQVQPSQGIFEYSIKGLPRGVHTIILRTREQEFYKKIIVE; from the coding sequence ATGAAGAAGCTTTTATTTTTAACACTGTTTTTACTATTTCTTGAGACTTTGACTTTTGCTCAAACCTGGAGAAGAGTAGGAGCTTGGGGAAATGAATTAACCGGGATTTCTTGGGTCAATGATGAAGTCGGCTACATGTCTGGAGATCAAGTGATCTTGAAAACTATCGATGGTGGACTGAGTTGGATAGAACAAGAGGCTCCTACTAAAGTCAAAATGCAGGGAGTTGATTTTTACAATGAAAACCTTGGTTTGATAGTAGGTGAAAATGGACAAGTTTATCGGACTGAAAATGCGGGGAATACATGGACTTTAATTTCATTAGCGACTACACAAACGCTCAGAAAAGTTAAGTTCCTCAATCAAATTAGTGCTTATATTGTTGGAGATAATGGAGAAGTCTATCGATCTACTAATGGTGGTCAATCTTGGGCAAAACAAAATGTTGGAACTACAGCGGACTTAACAGGTCTTACATTTGCAAATGCGGACACTGGTTATGTTGCTACTTCTAGTGGTGCAATATTAAGAACTGTCAACCAAGGAAATACTTGGACAACTTTGAATACACAAAATTCCCGACCGTTGAATGACGTCTATTTTACAAATGGGAAAATAGGCTTTGCGGTTGGTAACAATGGTACAATTCTAAAAACTTTAGACGCAGGAGCAAATTGGGAGCCAGTAAATTCTGGTACAGAAAGGAATTTGATAGGTGTTGCCTTCAACAGAGCCAATATCAACTTAGGAGTTGTTGTTGGTGAAAATGCCACATTACTCCGTACTACCAATGCGGGACTTACTTTTGATGGAATCAATGTAAACAATACCCAAGACTACTTAGCAGCAAGTTTCAGAGCCACTTCGAATGTTGTTTTTGCGGTTGGTACCAATGGATACCTTTTATCATCGACAAATTCAGGAGGGTCTTGGGCGCAGAGATTAGCAGGGGTGGATAGTGATTATAATGCGACTCAATTTAGGACAGAAAATCTCGGCTATATCGTGGGCCCAATAGGGAAGTTCCTTGTCACATCTAATGGAGGAGTCTCAATTATTGACCGTTCTAGACCACTAACCATAGATTTTAATAATCTTTATTTTACAACAAATGCATTCGGCTATATCATCGGTCAAAACGGAACAGCACTCAGAACGTCAAATTCTGGTTCTAACTGGACCTCCCTGAATCTAAATACCGAAGAAAATTTAAATGGAATTTATTTTTTTAACAATAATACAGGTTATGTCGTTGGCGATAATGGATTCATTTCCAAGACAGACAATGCAGGAGTCAACTGGCAAGTGGTCCAAGCAAGTAATACGAATGTAAATCTGAATGAAATCTTATATTTCGATTTTGCTTTTGGTGTAGTTATTGGCAATGGTGGATTTGTAAGTAGGACAGAAGGCGGACAAGAATGGAATCAGGTAGCTGTTCCTACTACTGAAGACTTGATAGATTTAACTTTACTTGATGATTCCACCGCAGTAGCAATAGGTAATAGTGGTACAATAATCAAGTCAGTAGATAAAGGCCTTACTTGGGAAAGTATCAGCACTTCATATACTGAAAATTTCACAGGGGTCGATTTTTTAGATGAATCCGTCGGTTTTATTTCTGGAGGAAAAGGCCTTATCCTGAAGACACTAGATGGAGGTGAGACTTGGGAAAAAATGCCAACTGGTACTTTTCAGGATTTTACAGATTTGAGCTTCGGCTCTTTGAGTATCGGATACGCAGTAGGAGAAAGAGGGACATTATTTCAATACAGTTGCGCAGTACCACCAACGCCAACATTGATTTTTGGTGAAGATAATATTTGTCTCAGTCAGCAAATTTATAGTGTACAGACTTCTGGTATAGGTGAAGTATTCGACTGGAGAGTGGACGGAGGGACTATTTTAGAAGGTCAAGGGTCTAATAGAATTGTAGTGAGATGGGATACACCTGGTAGAAATGCAGTTTTGGTAAGAGGGCAAAATGAATGTGGAAATGGAGGTACCAAAGGTCTTGAAGTCTTGGTTTCTGTAGAACCACAAGATATTCCTGAAATCAATGGGGAAGGAGTGGTTTGTACGGGGACTTTTGTAGATTATTTTGTTGATGATGTTCCAGGGACAGAGTTTGTTTGGCAGGCTACTGGGGGCTTGATTAGAGAAGGTCAAGGTACGGCAAACGTAACTGTAGAATGGTCAGGAATAGGTGCTCAAAATCTCACTGTGACTCCAAGAAATCCTTGTGGCAATGGAACGGTATTCACCAAACCAATAGCTATTCAAAATCCCCCTGAAGAGCCCTCAGAAATCGAAGGTGAAGAAATGGTTGGTCTTGTAGAGCATGATTATGAAATCGAAAATGTGGCCAATACCAATTATATCTGGTCAGTTTCCGGAAATGGAGGAACAATCATAGATGGACAGGGAACCAACAGGGTACGAGTTAGGTGGACTAGAGAGGGTGACTTTAATTTGACAGTGACTCCGATGAACACCTGTAACACTGGACCAGCAAGTACAAAGTTGGTCAATGTAAACTTGATAACGAGTATTGAAGAAGAGCGAATTGTAGATACGTACATTCAAGTTTATCCAAATCCTTCTAAAGGAAATGTCACCTTATCTACCTCAGGTCTGACAGATATTAGAGAAATCTCAATCATCAATAGCCTAGGACAAAATTTTCAACAAGTCCAGCCAAGTCAAGGGATATTTGAATACAGCATCAAAGGACTTCCAAGAGGAGTTCATACGATTATCTTGAGAACTAGAGAACAAGAATTCTACAAGAAAATAATTGTAGAGTAA
- a CDS encoding cystathionine gamma-synthase family protein: MMNREFHPESLMMTHGYKPELSEGAIKCPIFQTSTFVFKSAEEGKAFFQVAYGQREKEPNEELGLIYSRLNNPDLQILEERLCLWDEADECAVFESGMSAISTVMLEFLRPGDILLYSKPVYGGTDHFVNKVLPQYGIKGIGFTSTQSKEEILELVKGQEENVKMVYVETPANPTNALFDLQICREVADKLSAEDKEVVVCVDNTYMGPLWQHPLKHGADLIVYSATKYIGGHSDLIAGAVLGKSKHMVRVRTLRTFLGNMAGPWTGWLLMRSLETLKVRMTKQAENTIQVADFLQAHPKVEKVYYLGHLEEGTAQYEIFKRQLNSAGAMISFDIKGGEKEAFTFLNNLKLMKLAVSLGSTESLAEHPATMTHSDVSAEDRALLEISEKLVRISVGVEHYSDIIWDIEQALEKV, translated from the coding sequence ATGATGAATAGAGAATTTCATCCAGAGAGTTTGATGATGACTCATGGATACAAGCCCGAACTTTCAGAAGGCGCAATCAAGTGTCCTATTTTCCAAACTTCAACTTTTGTATTCAAGTCAGCCGAAGAAGGGAAAGCCTTTTTCCAAGTTGCTTATGGACAGAGAGAAAAAGAGCCAAATGAAGAGTTAGGATTGATTTACAGTAGACTCAACAACCCTGATTTACAGATTTTGGAAGAACGACTTTGCTTATGGGACGAGGCGGATGAATGTGCTGTTTTCGAAAGTGGCATGTCGGCAATCTCAACAGTAATGTTGGAATTTTTAAGACCGGGAGATATTTTGCTTTACAGCAAGCCTGTCTATGGAGGTACAGATCATTTTGTCAATAAAGTACTTCCACAGTATGGAATAAAAGGTATAGGTTTCACAAGTACCCAATCAAAAGAGGAAATCTTGGAATTGGTCAAAGGACAGGAGGAAAATGTTAAAATGGTCTATGTAGAGACTCCTGCAAATCCCACCAACGCACTTTTTGACCTTCAAATCTGTCGTGAAGTAGCAGATAAACTTTCCGCAGAAGATAAAGAAGTGGTAGTCTGTGTGGATAATACCTACATGGGGCCTTTGTGGCAACACCCACTGAAGCATGGTGCTGACCTGATTGTATATTCAGCAACAAAATACATTGGTGGGCATTCTGATTTGATCGCAGGTGCAGTTTTGGGAAAATCCAAGCACATGGTTAGGGTGAGAACACTCAGAACTTTTCTTGGCAATATGGCTGGTCCATGGACAGGTTGGTTGCTGATGCGAAGTCTCGAAACGCTGAAAGTCAGAATGACAAAACAAGCTGAAAACACCATCCAAGTGGCAGATTTCCTTCAAGCACATCCAAAAGTAGAAAAGGTATATTACCTGGGGCACTTGGAAGAAGGAACTGCACAATATGAAATCTTCAAAAGACAACTCAATTCTGCCGGAGCGATGATTTCTTTTGATATAAAAGGTGGAGAAAAAGAAGCATTTACTTTCTTAAACAACCTCAAATTAATGAAACTAGCTGTTTCCCTTGGAAGCACAGAATCTCTTGCCGAACATCCTGCGACGATGACGCATAGCGATGTGTCTGCAGAGGATCGGGCTTTGTTAGAGATTTCTGAAAAACTCGTAAGAATCTCTGTTGGCGTGGAGCATTACTCAGATATCATTTGGGATATAGAGCAAGCTTTGGAGAAGGTTTAG
- a CDS encoding helix-turn-helix domain-containing protein: METFNIINRPSKEDQKLALESYDALVSVIGHLKSENPEIEIEETQERFKIPLSALIFLKDILKTMGDGKPFSLVPIATEVTTQKAAEILGCSRPHLVKLLEEGKMQFTKVGRHRRVRFDEVMNYRKKMKEEQKRKIIEIMSSDEDLGLYDT; encoded by the coding sequence ATGGAAACATTCAATATTATAAATAGACCATCAAAAGAAGATCAAAAATTAGCATTAGAATCTTACGATGCTTTGGTTTCTGTAATAGGTCATTTGAAATCAGAAAACCCAGAAATTGAAATTGAAGAGACGCAAGAAAGGTTTAAAATCCCTTTAAGTGCATTGATATTTTTGAAAGACATATTAAAGACAATGGGTGATGGGAAACCATTTTCACTTGTACCAATTGCCACTGAAGTCACTACTCAGAAGGCAGCTGAAATCTTAGGATGCTCAAGACCTCATTTAGTAAAATTACTTGAAGAAGGAAAAATGCAATTCACAAAAGTCGGTAGGCATAGGAGAGTCAGGTTTGATGAAGTCATGAATTATAGAAAAAAGATGAAAGAGGAGCAGAAAAGGAAGATAATTGAAATTATGAGTTCAGATGAAGATTTGGGTTTGTATGATACATAG
- a CDS encoding GNAT family N-acetyltransferase, whose amino-acid sequence MKITGKGNIALVRWNDGHFHNLYPIANNPKIAQNLRDTFPHPYTIHDARHWIEHNMKFNPPQNFAIEYNDQLVGSVGGEIGKDELRTNLEIGFWVAEPFWGKGIATEAVQLYAEYILDKFAEIKRIYSQVYDFNTSSMKVLENAGFIPEAILKDAYIKNGKIGDLFQYVIIRSEVEKEER is encoded by the coding sequence ATGAAGATCACTGGAAAAGGAAATATTGCCCTAGTCCGATGGAATGACGGCCATTTCCACAACCTTTACCCTATTGCCAATAACCCAAAAATTGCTCAAAATCTGAGAGATACTTTTCCGCATCCTTACACCATTCATGATGCAAGGCATTGGATCGAGCACAATATGAAATTCAACCCTCCACAAAATTTTGCTATTGAATACAATGATCAGTTGGTGGGTTCCGTCGGTGGAGAAATAGGCAAGGATGAATTGCGAACCAATCTTGAAATTGGTTTTTGGGTTGCCGAGCCATTTTGGGGAAAAGGAATCGCTACAGAAGCTGTTCAGTTGTATGCAGAATACATACTAGATAAATTTGCCGAAATCAAAAGAATCTATTCCCAAGTCTATGACTTCAATACTTCAAGTATGAAAGTGCTGGAAAATGCTGGTTTCATTCCCGAAGCAATCCTAAAAGATGCCTATATAAAAAATGGGAAAATCGGAGACCTTTTCCAATATGTGATCATCAGGTCAGAAGTAGAGAAGGAGGAGAGATAA